DNA sequence from the Cottoperca gobio chromosome 10, fCotGob3.1, whole genome shotgun sequence genome:
tttttatacGTTTTTATCTAATAAAATCTGAACAGCTataatgttcaaaatgtacttaagatTTCACAAAAGGACATTAAAACATACTTGTCTCCACTTTAGTTCCTTCACCAAACAGGATCTGTCCACATGTGACCACAGCACAGTAGTAAGTCCCAGCATCAGATGAGTTCTGTATAGTTGTGGACAGACTGTAGACACaacttctttccttttgttcgtCACTGTGAGTGTAAATGAAGCTTGGATGTGATCCTCCTGATCCAGATCTGAACCAGTACACATCGTGTTCACCTGGACACTGATCTGCGTTTTCTTTGTCAGTGGAGAGAAGTGAACACTGGAGAGTCACTGAGTCGCCCGGCCGGACCGACTCCGTCTCCGGACTTTGTTTCACGAGGACAGATTTCTGCACATTTTTGTGATCTGTGTGATTCACAAAAAGGCAGGAATTAAGTAATGGATTGTTTGGTGTTGACAAAGCAGCAAACAAAGTCACTGAAATGAATATACCTTACCATTCACAGCCAAAAGTGTGGCGTAAATGAATTTCATTATGTATGATGATCCTGCTTGACAGAAGTATGTTGCTTCAtcttctttgtttacatttctgatgTTAAGAAAATACTGAGTGTTCAAATTTGTGACTTCAAATCTTGAGTTGTCAAATTGTCCTTGA
Encoded proteins:
- the LOC115014816 gene encoding uncharacterized protein LOC115014816 → MIGGLAALILLSTASLIQTAEVPHQISSTVVELGDNLTLTCSSSENELWFIYWYKMKFGYMVQTVASGTLKSIKLQGQFDNSRFEVTNLNTQYFLNIRNVNKEDEATYFCQAGSSYIMKFIYATLLAVNDHKNVQKSVLVKQSPETESVRPGDSVTLQCSLLSTDKENADQCPGEHDVYWFRSGSGGSHPSFIYTHSDEQKERSCVYSLSTTIQNSSDAGTYYCAVVTCGQILFGEGTKVETRSDLDPVVLVLGVLLACCVTVIAVLIFSRN